The following coding sequences lie in one Cloeon dipterum chromosome 1, ieCloDipt1.1, whole genome shotgun sequence genomic window:
- the sha gene encoding uncharacterized protein sha isoform X2 — protein sequence MLSSLKLIAALLILVGGDPVASSTVYRAAGVTRHSDGDTFYLKKDGVAVACTNTLCADSRAVPSPALTLGARRKDDPPCVCKCPDHSPTFREDLHVCVDDFHECSLATFKNNQKKQKIPFVFLPMKGQIIHPSSDIVFNADVGEDPICVVSSAQFLTRSSWLELRNTSDTEPPLRLFRDQRHTFLQWLGEQDLRVGMEGRILLARLMCKDPSGLHHSSPTDDGQGVITHTFSTPCIAFRVAGSQGAREVSFTSDYSLAGTGGGLLHGLMSHENSNTGLGTLEYLAVGLCIVLLCLVYATSVIVYIHVRRIRRKKKRSRNESGDDDSERGHGGYSRRTEMNLMSEGVIKNNPLLMSPGSENFTKLPSLFHKASRSIRLPRGDLPVAMEHEAESSAEEDQSQNSPKSEHSSQRGNDNNAESPVLSKTSEIKVQIHPESSSSNEPGSSSSGDENQHSPELQTSGIYTLTLQPPTESGSLERHPGESVSIVETLDEENSKEGRDFSFLGGRHTFNSTSLGLPDSEAGCSGNCNASSSHSGPLLGTVMGRRKLYFNPAYFDPEMLQSPPQAAIEFLQKLREVVAMSKMKIAAKRYNPSLIGIPEEGDSIVSSRTSQSVNGYTKQENWQIDQEPATEGAVSSSLLPTLDVCGSKQQTIRRWLEDLDSGEPVEDQELPEKASDQLPPVVKTPSLEAPKKPRRANGKAPQPKKLMDAVIKELVRERGLLGEDIPSSETTTSGEKSLESIQNEAEENPYELIAVNQSNLSNAAVDDQQHKRPPLMMFCLPELLAKTSGYNLVSEVYVNDDYSCSSNQSSSSNSTINRHTIKHRPPKNSLGTPSDTSSPSSSVSENLEAGPEADHYPGSLTIKLPEAAPHEYVERREEDQFEPDTLDRARKNTKPQLSNNILCADSLERPLKIQLKSSGSFFADAMNEQHSWGPLDVWSCSEAKKRKSPNSISDLRSNNIAFVTNLNKAQGPGFGSLREIFEAKRQMQLKSQFDNLLAGPPGELQAKQRVARSMITPNELRIRAQGMEQASIDDIRQMMWSTTPDVTPKPKPKPKRQRTADVSACPPTPPPSVPPPPATIPPSLPPKKKSIDHGHNPPLPPREPAKSVPPPSLPPKNLRGCRSPPQSNIQKPQQQLPNLITSHSALHRASADSEEEDYKHKKEGIRGRSASGLANDAFSKWKKNKWEQETSIKMPNRPGDSGYLSSDSNNSLKRVANEMRDQSSETDEDESLCEGGSESGAESIGTDSIFYKASPHDSSRNSGEKGRDVNVLLPHAKKKVPPPPPKRVNSKLNTIVLRNNNLIKSNLNAKYGL from the exons AGTGTTCGCTGGCCACGTTCAAAAATAACCAAAAGAAGCAGAAGATCCCCTTCGTGTTCCTGCCGATGAAAGGGCAGATCATCCATCCAAGCTCGGACATCGTTTTTAATG ctGACGTAGGCGAGGATCCAATCTGCGTGGTCTCCAGTGCCCAATTTCTGACTAGAAGCAGCTGGCTGGAGCTGCGCAACACCTCGGACACAGAACCCCCCCTGAGACTCTTTCGTGACCAGAGGCACACATTCCTGCAG tGGTTGGGCGAGCAGGATTTGCGCGTCGGGATGGAGGGTCGAATCCTCCTGGCGCGGTTGATGTGCAAGGACCCAAGCGGATTGCACCATTCATCACCGACCGACGACGGCCAGGGAGTAATAACACACACCTTTTCAACTCCGTGCATCGCTTTCCGAGTGGCCGGATCCCAAG GTGCGCGTGAGGTGAGCTTCACGTCGGACTACTCACTGGCCGGCACCGGCGGCGGCCTCCTACACGGTCTAATGAGCCACGAGAATAGCAACACCGGCCTCGGCACCCTCGAATACCTCGCAGTCGGCCTGTGCATCGTGCTGCTGTGCTTGGTCTACGCCACTTCGGTCATTGTCTACATTCACGTCAGGAGAATCCGTAGAAAGAAGAAACGCTCAAGGAATGAGTCCGGAGATGA CGACTCTGAGAGAGGACACGGTGGTTACTCTCGCCGCACCGAAATGAACCTAATGAGCGAAGGCGTCATCAAGAACAATCCTTTGCTCATGTCTCCGGGCAGCGAAAACTTTACAAAATTGCCAAGCCTGTTTCACAAAGCGTCGAGGAGCATCCGGCTGCCTCGAGGGGATTTGCCCGTGGCCATGGAGCACGAAGCAGAGTCATCGGCCGAGGAGGATCAATCGCAAAACTCGCCCAAGTCCGAGCACAGCAGCCAGCGAGGCAACGACAATAACGCTGAGTCCCCTGTCCTG TCAAAAACATCAGAGATTAAGGTGCAGATCCACCCAGAGTCAAGCAGCTCCAATGAGCCAGGGTCTAGCTCGTCCGGCGATGAAAACCAGCACTCGCCGGAGTTGCAGACAAGTGGCATTTACACTCTGACGCTGCAACCACCAACGGAAAGTGGAAGTTTGGAGAGACATCCCGGCGAGAGCGTGTCGATCGTGGAAACGCTGGACGAAGAGAATTCAAAGGAAGGAAGGgacttttcttttttag GAGGGCGTCACACTTTCAATTCTACCAGTCTCGGACTGCCAGACTCTGAAGCAGGGTGCAGCGGCAATTGCAACGCTTCTTCGTCCCACTCTGGACCACTTCTGGGTACAGTCATGGGCAGGAGAAAACTGTACTTCAACCCAGCATACTTTGATCCAGAAATGCTTCAATCTCCTCCTCAAGCTGCAATTGAATTCCTGCAGAAACTGCGAGAAGTCGTTGCGATGtcaaagatgaaaattgcTGCTAAACGGTACAATCCGAGTCTGATTGGCATTCCAGAAGAAGGAGACTCGATAGTGTCGAGCAGAACGAGCCAAAGCGTGAACGGCTATACTAAACAAGAAAACTGGCAAATTGACCAAGAGCCCGCGACAGAAGGAGCTGTCAGCTCTAGTCTGCTGCCGACTCTGGACGTCTGCGGAAGTAAGCAGCAGACCATAAGGCGATGGTTGGAAGATTTAGACTCAGGTGAACCTGTTGAAGACCAAGAGCTGCCAGAAAAAGCGTCCGATCAACTCCCACCCGTCGTGAAGACGCCGTCATTGGAAGCACCGAAAAAGCCACGAAGAGCCAACGGAAAGGCGCCTCAGCCTAAGAAACTGATGGACGCGGTTATTAAAGAACTCGTCCGCGAAAGAGGTTTGCTTGGTGAGGACATTCCCTCGAGTGAGACCACGACGAGTGGTGAAAAGTCATTGGAGAGCATACAAAACGAAGCTGAAGAAAATCCTTATGAATTAATCGCTGTCAATCAATCTAATTTATCAAATGCAGCAGTTGACGATCAGCAGCATAAGCGGCCACCACTAATGATGTTTTGTCTTCCTGAGCTACTTGCAAAAACCTCAGGATACAACTTGGTGAGCGAAGTATATGTCAACGATGACTATAGTTGTAGCAGCAACCAATCGTCATCGTCAAACTCCACAATAAACAGGCACACCATCAAGCACAGACCACCGAAAAACTCCTTGGGAACTCCTTCGGACACTTCGTCACCCAGTTCATCCGTTTCAGAAAACCTTGAAGCTGGTCCTGAAGCTGATCATTATCCTGGAAGTTTGACAATAAAGCTGCCAGAAGCTGCCCCTCACGAATACGTTGAAAGAAGGGAAGAAGACCAATTCGAGCCAGACACGCTTGACAGAGCGAGAAAGAACACCAAGCCGCAGCTGTCAAACAATATTCTATGTGCCGACTCCTTGGAGAGACCTCTCAAAATTCAGCTCAAGAGCTCTGGCAGCTTTTTTGCGGACGCAATGAATGAGCAGCACTCGTGGGGTCCTCTAGATGTTTGGAGCTGCAGTGAAgccaaaaagagaaagagcccTAATAGTATTTCTGACCTGAGAAGCAACAACATTGCTTTCGTTACCAACTTAAACAAAGCGCAAGGGCCAGGTTTCGGAAGCTTGAGGGaaatatttgaagcaaaaCGGCAGATGCAGCTTAAGTCACAGTTCGATAATCTGTTGGCTGGCCCTCCGGGAGAACTTCAGGCAAAGCAACGAGTGGCAAGATCTATGATCACACCAAACGAATTGAGAATTCGTGCTCAGGGTATGGAACAAGCATCTATCGACGACATCAGACAGATGATGTGGAGCACAACTCCCGACGTCACGCCAAAACCAAAGCCAAAGCCCAAGAGACAGAGGACCGCAGACGTGTCTGCGTGTCCGCCGACGCCTCCCCCCTCGGTACCACCGCCGCCAGCCACCATTCCTCCGTCACTACCTCCGAAGAAAAAATCCATCGACCACGGGCACAATCCGCCTCTTCCACCACGCGAACCAGCAAAATCCGTACCTCCCCCGAGTTTGCCGCCAAAAAACTTGCGGGGCTGCAGAAGTCCACCACAATCAAATATCCAGAAACCACAGCAACAACTCCCGAACCTGATTACGAGCCACTCTGCCCTCCATAGGGCTTCTGCGGACAGCGAAGAGGAAGACTACAAACACAAGAAGGAGGGCATCCGGGGCAGAAGTGCCAGCGGCTTGGCCAATGATGCATTTTCCAAGTGGAAGAAAAACAAATGGGAGCAGGAGACGAGCATCAAAATGCCCAACAGACCAGGCGACTCCGGCTACCTCAGCTCAGACAGCAACAACTCGCTGAAGAGGGTCGCCAACGAAATGAGAGACCAAAGTAGCGAGACCGACGAAGATGAGTCTCTTTGCGAGGGTGGCAGCGAATCCGGAGCCGAGAGTATCGGCACGGATTCAATTTTCTACAAGGCGAGTCCACACGACTCGTCGAGAAACTCTGGAGAAAAGGGCAGGGATGTGAACGTTCTTCTGCCGCACGCAAAGAAAAAGGTCCCGCCGCCACCACCCAAAAGAGTAAACAGCAAACTAAATACCATCGTGTTGCGGAATAATAATCTCATTAAAAGTAATCTTAACGCCAAGTATGGCCTGTAA
- the sha gene encoding uncharacterized protein sha isoform X1 codes for MLSSLKLIAALLILVGGDPVASSTVYRAAGVTRHSDGDTFYLKKDGVAVACTNTLCADSRAVPSPALTLGARRKDDPPCVCKCPDHSPTFREDLHVCVDDFHECSLATFKNNQKKQKIPFVFLPMKGQIIHPSSDIVFNADVGEDPICVVSSAQFLTRSSWLELRNTSDTEPPLRLFRDQRHTFLQWLGEQDLRVGMEGRILLARLMCKDPSGLHHSSPTDDGQGVITHTFSTPCIAFRVAGSQGAREVSFTSDYSLAGTGGGLLHGLMSHENSNTGLGTLEYLAVGLCIVLLCLVYATSVIVYIHVRRIRRKKKRSRNESGDDSDSERGHGGYSRRTEMNLMSEGVIKNNPLLMSPGSENFTKLPSLFHKASRSIRLPRGDLPVAMEHEAESSAEEDQSQNSPKSEHSSQRGNDNNAESPVLSKTSEIKVQIHPESSSSNEPGSSSSGDENQHSPELQTSGIYTLTLQPPTESGSLERHPGESVSIVETLDEENSKEGRDFSFLGGRHTFNSTSLGLPDSEAGCSGNCNASSSHSGPLLGTVMGRRKLYFNPAYFDPEMLQSPPQAAIEFLQKLREVVAMSKMKIAAKRYNPSLIGIPEEGDSIVSSRTSQSVNGYTKQENWQIDQEPATEGAVSSSLLPTLDVCGSKQQTIRRWLEDLDSGEPVEDQELPEKASDQLPPVVKTPSLEAPKKPRRANGKAPQPKKLMDAVIKELVRERGLLGEDIPSSETTTSGEKSLESIQNEAEENPYELIAVNQSNLSNAAVDDQQHKRPPLMMFCLPELLAKTSGYNLVSEVYVNDDYSCSSNQSSSSNSTINRHTIKHRPPKNSLGTPSDTSSPSSSVSENLEAGPEADHYPGSLTIKLPEAAPHEYVERREEDQFEPDTLDRARKNTKPQLSNNILCADSLERPLKIQLKSSGSFFADAMNEQHSWGPLDVWSCSEAKKRKSPNSISDLRSNNIAFVTNLNKAQGPGFGSLREIFEAKRQMQLKSQFDNLLAGPPGELQAKQRVARSMITPNELRIRAQGMEQASIDDIRQMMWSTTPDVTPKPKPKPKRQRTADVSACPPTPPPSVPPPPATIPPSLPPKKKSIDHGHNPPLPPREPAKSVPPPSLPPKNLRGCRSPPQSNIQKPQQQLPNLITSHSALHRASADSEEEDYKHKKEGIRGRSASGLANDAFSKWKKNKWEQETSIKMPNRPGDSGYLSSDSNNSLKRVANEMRDQSSETDEDESLCEGGSESGAESIGTDSIFYKASPHDSSRNSGEKGRDVNVLLPHAKKKVPPPPPKRVNSKLNTIVLRNNNLIKSNLNAKYGL; via the exons AGTGTTCGCTGGCCACGTTCAAAAATAACCAAAAGAAGCAGAAGATCCCCTTCGTGTTCCTGCCGATGAAAGGGCAGATCATCCATCCAAGCTCGGACATCGTTTTTAATG ctGACGTAGGCGAGGATCCAATCTGCGTGGTCTCCAGTGCCCAATTTCTGACTAGAAGCAGCTGGCTGGAGCTGCGCAACACCTCGGACACAGAACCCCCCCTGAGACTCTTTCGTGACCAGAGGCACACATTCCTGCAG tGGTTGGGCGAGCAGGATTTGCGCGTCGGGATGGAGGGTCGAATCCTCCTGGCGCGGTTGATGTGCAAGGACCCAAGCGGATTGCACCATTCATCACCGACCGACGACGGCCAGGGAGTAATAACACACACCTTTTCAACTCCGTGCATCGCTTTCCGAGTGGCCGGATCCCAAG GTGCGCGTGAGGTGAGCTTCACGTCGGACTACTCACTGGCCGGCACCGGCGGCGGCCTCCTACACGGTCTAATGAGCCACGAGAATAGCAACACCGGCCTCGGCACCCTCGAATACCTCGCAGTCGGCCTGTGCATCGTGCTGCTGTGCTTGGTCTACGCCACTTCGGTCATTGTCTACATTCACGTCAGGAGAATCCGTAGAAAGAAGAAACGCTCAAGGAATGAGTCCGGAGATGA CAGCGACTCTGAGAGAGGACACGGTGGTTACTCTCGCCGCACCGAAATGAACCTAATGAGCGAAGGCGTCATCAAGAACAATCCTTTGCTCATGTCTCCGGGCAGCGAAAACTTTACAAAATTGCCAAGCCTGTTTCACAAAGCGTCGAGGAGCATCCGGCTGCCTCGAGGGGATTTGCCCGTGGCCATGGAGCACGAAGCAGAGTCATCGGCCGAGGAGGATCAATCGCAAAACTCGCCCAAGTCCGAGCACAGCAGCCAGCGAGGCAACGACAATAACGCTGAGTCCCCTGTCCTG TCAAAAACATCAGAGATTAAGGTGCAGATCCACCCAGAGTCAAGCAGCTCCAATGAGCCAGGGTCTAGCTCGTCCGGCGATGAAAACCAGCACTCGCCGGAGTTGCAGACAAGTGGCATTTACACTCTGACGCTGCAACCACCAACGGAAAGTGGAAGTTTGGAGAGACATCCCGGCGAGAGCGTGTCGATCGTGGAAACGCTGGACGAAGAGAATTCAAAGGAAGGAAGGgacttttcttttttag GAGGGCGTCACACTTTCAATTCTACCAGTCTCGGACTGCCAGACTCTGAAGCAGGGTGCAGCGGCAATTGCAACGCTTCTTCGTCCCACTCTGGACCACTTCTGGGTACAGTCATGGGCAGGAGAAAACTGTACTTCAACCCAGCATACTTTGATCCAGAAATGCTTCAATCTCCTCCTCAAGCTGCAATTGAATTCCTGCAGAAACTGCGAGAAGTCGTTGCGATGtcaaagatgaaaattgcTGCTAAACGGTACAATCCGAGTCTGATTGGCATTCCAGAAGAAGGAGACTCGATAGTGTCGAGCAGAACGAGCCAAAGCGTGAACGGCTATACTAAACAAGAAAACTGGCAAATTGACCAAGAGCCCGCGACAGAAGGAGCTGTCAGCTCTAGTCTGCTGCCGACTCTGGACGTCTGCGGAAGTAAGCAGCAGACCATAAGGCGATGGTTGGAAGATTTAGACTCAGGTGAACCTGTTGAAGACCAAGAGCTGCCAGAAAAAGCGTCCGATCAACTCCCACCCGTCGTGAAGACGCCGTCATTGGAAGCACCGAAAAAGCCACGAAGAGCCAACGGAAAGGCGCCTCAGCCTAAGAAACTGATGGACGCGGTTATTAAAGAACTCGTCCGCGAAAGAGGTTTGCTTGGTGAGGACATTCCCTCGAGTGAGACCACGACGAGTGGTGAAAAGTCATTGGAGAGCATACAAAACGAAGCTGAAGAAAATCCTTATGAATTAATCGCTGTCAATCAATCTAATTTATCAAATGCAGCAGTTGACGATCAGCAGCATAAGCGGCCACCACTAATGATGTTTTGTCTTCCTGAGCTACTTGCAAAAACCTCAGGATACAACTTGGTGAGCGAAGTATATGTCAACGATGACTATAGTTGTAGCAGCAACCAATCGTCATCGTCAAACTCCACAATAAACAGGCACACCATCAAGCACAGACCACCGAAAAACTCCTTGGGAACTCCTTCGGACACTTCGTCACCCAGTTCATCCGTTTCAGAAAACCTTGAAGCTGGTCCTGAAGCTGATCATTATCCTGGAAGTTTGACAATAAAGCTGCCAGAAGCTGCCCCTCACGAATACGTTGAAAGAAGGGAAGAAGACCAATTCGAGCCAGACACGCTTGACAGAGCGAGAAAGAACACCAAGCCGCAGCTGTCAAACAATATTCTATGTGCCGACTCCTTGGAGAGACCTCTCAAAATTCAGCTCAAGAGCTCTGGCAGCTTTTTTGCGGACGCAATGAATGAGCAGCACTCGTGGGGTCCTCTAGATGTTTGGAGCTGCAGTGAAgccaaaaagagaaagagcccTAATAGTATTTCTGACCTGAGAAGCAACAACATTGCTTTCGTTACCAACTTAAACAAAGCGCAAGGGCCAGGTTTCGGAAGCTTGAGGGaaatatttgaagcaaaaCGGCAGATGCAGCTTAAGTCACAGTTCGATAATCTGTTGGCTGGCCCTCCGGGAGAACTTCAGGCAAAGCAACGAGTGGCAAGATCTATGATCACACCAAACGAATTGAGAATTCGTGCTCAGGGTATGGAACAAGCATCTATCGACGACATCAGACAGATGATGTGGAGCACAACTCCCGACGTCACGCCAAAACCAAAGCCAAAGCCCAAGAGACAGAGGACCGCAGACGTGTCTGCGTGTCCGCCGACGCCTCCCCCCTCGGTACCACCGCCGCCAGCCACCATTCCTCCGTCACTACCTCCGAAGAAAAAATCCATCGACCACGGGCACAATCCGCCTCTTCCACCACGCGAACCAGCAAAATCCGTACCTCCCCCGAGTTTGCCGCCAAAAAACTTGCGGGGCTGCAGAAGTCCACCACAATCAAATATCCAGAAACCACAGCAACAACTCCCGAACCTGATTACGAGCCACTCTGCCCTCCATAGGGCTTCTGCGGACAGCGAAGAGGAAGACTACAAACACAAGAAGGAGGGCATCCGGGGCAGAAGTGCCAGCGGCTTGGCCAATGATGCATTTTCCAAGTGGAAGAAAAACAAATGGGAGCAGGAGACGAGCATCAAAATGCCCAACAGACCAGGCGACTCCGGCTACCTCAGCTCAGACAGCAACAACTCGCTGAAGAGGGTCGCCAACGAAATGAGAGACCAAAGTAGCGAGACCGACGAAGATGAGTCTCTTTGCGAGGGTGGCAGCGAATCCGGAGCCGAGAGTATCGGCACGGATTCAATTTTCTACAAGGCGAGTCCACACGACTCGTCGAGAAACTCTGGAGAAAAGGGCAGGGATGTGAACGTTCTTCTGCCGCACGCAAAGAAAAAGGTCCCGCCGCCACCACCCAAAAGAGTAAACAGCAAACTAAATACCATCGTGTTGCGGAATAATAATCTCATTAAAAGTAATCTTAACGCCAAGTATGGCCTGTAA